ATAATCATCATATCGCTTTGTATATTCTTCATACAAAGGAGCGACAACCTTTCCACATGTAAAACATCGTATCGGAATTATCACAAAATCACCTATATTATATAATTGTTTACTGCGATTATATCATTCATTTCTGTTATAATCCCATCATATTTATTATAGTATTTAAACTTAACCCATCCAACCATGTTATTATTTATCAATATGTAATGCGGGCGTTCTTTTATTGTAAATAAATGCACAAATGGTGCAGAGAGCGGTCAACGATTAGCATGGTTCTTAACCCATCAATCGTGCTAATGGTTATCTTATTTTTTGTTTTCCTCTAAAAATTTTTCTAATTTATCAATTATACTCTTAGCACAATTATAAGCTTTTTCAGCATTTTTAAATTTTATAATATCATAGATACCTGGGACGTCTGTCCCTGAATCATGAGGAACAGGTTCTTTTAAATCAAAATCTTTGTAATGAACTAAATCGTTCCTCCAATTTGTTAATTGTTTAATTCCTCTTTTTTTATCAAATTTTTTTCCTGTAATCAATAATGGTATCAGTGAATATTTTTTACGCATGCTAATATCTGATAAATTTTCCCAAATGTTAGGATCAAGATAATCATGTCCAATTTTATTTATGTATGCCTCTAATGCAAAATGTGAAAATAATATTACATTATGTGAACTTTTCATTTCTTGTCCTATAGAACCAAATCGGTTCCGTATATCTTTTTTTTTATCAATAGAATTTCGATAAGATTCCTTTGCTT
This genomic interval from Patescibacteria group bacterium contains the following:
- a CDS encoding DNA-directed RNA polymerase subunit N, producing MIIPIRCFTCGKVVAPLYEEYTKRYDDY